From the Halomonas sp. MCCC 1A13316 genome, the window TTCGATTTCCGGCTTGACGGCGTACTTCAACATTTCGTCGGCAAGCCACTCCACCAACTGCGGCGGGTTCTCGTAGACGCGGTTGGGAAAGTTGTTGGAGCCCACCGAAAGACTGGCCATATCAGGCTTGAGCGGCAGCATGCCGCCCCGCTCCTGGCCGGCACCGGAGCGCCCGCCGGTAGAAAGCTGAATGATCATTCCCGGGCAGTGCTTTCTGAGCCCTTCCATCAACCGGGCGAACTTTTCGGGGTCCGATGTCGGGCTCTGGTCGTCGTTGCGCACATGACAGTGAGCGATGGTGGCGCCGGCTTCAAATGCCGCCTGGGTGCTCTCGATCTGCTCGTCGAGGGTAATCGGAACGGCAGGGTTGTTCTCCTTGCGCGGCAAGCTGCCGGTGATGGCAACACAGATAATGCAGGGATTGGACATGACGGCCTCTTGGGGTACCGGAGCGCAGCCAGGCAGTGGTTCAAGAGACCTGGAAGGCATCCATTA encodes:
- a CDS encoding 3-keto-5-aminohexanoate cleavage protein, whose product is MSNPCIICVAITGSLPRKENNPAVPITLDEQIESTQAAFEAGATIAHCHVRNDDQSPTSDPEKFARLMEGLRKHCPGMIIQLSTGGRSGAGQERGGMLPLKPDMASLSVGSNNFPNRVYENPPQLVEWLADEMLKYAVKPEIEAFDLSHLHQAVNLSKQGKLKAPLYVQFVMGVKNAMPADKPTFDFYIETLKRLAPDAQWCGAGIGHNQLLLNEWSIAAGGHTRTGLEDNVRLDRDTLAASNAALVERAVALCEKYERPVATWQQAREILGLAST